The following coding sequences lie in one Arachis ipaensis cultivar K30076 chromosome B03, Araip1.1, whole genome shotgun sequence genomic window:
- the LOC107633108 gene encoding uncharacterized protein LOC107633108: MMNNGFSWMLHLPSSVIEFSQEEFLLFHRTDRELYTVLVFTLSRHPIQSLRVLAFWIWLERVGYPRTIQKILRLVLREINEVADEAVTCLLCISKQAFFPFNDIPVMKRLMDTEISLEILHTKRISVLQGVDETEHDVCLRAVGDLMNEALFRLQRYNAMMLRPRAYRRR; encoded by the coding sequence atgatgaacaacgGTTTCAGTTGGATGCTTCACTTACCATCATCAGTAATTGAATTCTCTCAAGAAGAGTTCTTGCTCTTTCACAGAACAGACAGAGAGCTCTACACCGTCCTTGTGTTCACTCTCTCACGACATCCAATTCAATCTCTACGGGTTCTTGCGTTCTGGATTTGGTTAGAGCGCGTGGGGTATCCCAGAACGATCCAGAAGATTCTACGTTTAGTTCTCCGGGAGATCAACGAAGTTGCTGACGAAGCCGTTACATGCTTGCTATGCATCTCCAAACAAGCTTTCTTCCCTTTCAATGACATACCTGTTATGAAAAGGCTTATGGATACAGAAATCTCTCTTGAAATCTTGCACACAAAACGGATTTCAGTACTTCAAGGTGTAGACGAAACAGAACATGATGTGTGTCTGAGAGCAGTGGGTGATTTAATGAATGAAGCTTTGTTCCGACTTCAAAGATACAATGCCATGATGTTAAGGCCAAGAGCGTATAGAAGAAGATGA